One region of Streptomyces leeuwenhoekii genomic DNA includes:
- a CDS encoding helix-turn-helix domain-containing protein, with product MSAESHRISRLEPYLDRSEPAPTLLKMLVGVQLAGFREDAGLSQEQAARRLGFSPAKLSRIESGKGRRPPAEKDVRALLELYGTDPYEVSVLLKLLQRAGEPGWWQRYDKRLMPEWFERLVGLQEAAVTIRTFEIQYVPGLLQTADYARAVVERGLPNASAGEVQRRVELRMRRTQLLSRADAPQLWAVIDESVLLRILGSHEVMREQLAHLIAMAALPNVTLQIVPLNVTNASAPAIPVTYLRFGGLDLPDVVYLEHIRSANFLEDRDETEEYRLVLDRLADEALTPRASLDLLRTTMEQRYPATR from the coding sequence ATGTCCGCCGAGTCGCATCGCATCTCCCGCCTCGAGCCCTATCTGGACCGCTCCGAGCCCGCCCCGACCCTGCTGAAGATGCTGGTCGGCGTCCAGTTGGCGGGCTTCCGTGAGGACGCCGGACTGTCCCAGGAGCAGGCCGCCCGCCGACTGGGGTTCAGCCCGGCCAAGCTCTCGCGTATCGAGTCGGGCAAGGGCCGCAGGCCTCCGGCCGAGAAGGACGTCCGCGCGCTGCTGGAGCTGTACGGCACGGACCCCTACGAGGTGTCGGTCCTGCTCAAGCTGCTCCAGCGGGCCGGTGAACCGGGCTGGTGGCAGCGGTACGACAAGCGGCTGATGCCGGAGTGGTTCGAGCGTCTGGTGGGGTTGCAGGAGGCCGCGGTCACCATCCGCACCTTCGAGATCCAGTACGTCCCCGGCCTGTTGCAGACCGCGGACTACGCGCGCGCCGTGGTGGAGCGCGGCCTGCCGAACGCCTCCGCGGGCGAGGTGCAGCGCCGGGTGGAACTGCGTATGCGGCGGACACAGTTGCTCTCGCGTGCGGACGCGCCTCAGCTCTGGGCGGTCATCGACGAGTCCGTGCTGCTTCGCATACTGGGCAGCCACGAGGTCATGCGGGAGCAACTGGCGCACCTGATCGCCATGGCCGCACTTCCGAACGTGACGCTCCAGATCGTCCCGTTGAACGTCACCAACGCATCGGCTCCCGCGATACCGGTCACCTACCTGCGGTTCGGCGGCCTCGATCTGCCGGACGTGGTGTATCTGGAGCACATCAGGAGCGCCAACTTCCTGGAGGACCGGGACGAGACGGAGGAGTACCGGCTGGTACTGGACCGGCTCGCCGACGAGGCGCTCACCCCGCGCGCTTCCCTGGACCTGCTGCGCACGACGATGGAGCAGCGGTATCCCGCCACTCGGTGA
- a CDS encoding SAM-dependent methyltransferase, giving the protein MQTEKRLSTEIDANVPTAARMYDHYLGGKDNYAADRAACEELDKVVPSTRQLALNNRRFLQRVVKTLAGEHGIRQFLDHGSGLPTQNNVHQIAQGIAPESRVVYVDNDPMVLVHGRALLEQNERTAVIHADMRDTDGIFSHPETQRLIDFSQPVAVLFNSVFHCIPDSETDGPPAVVRRVAERLAPGSFLVMCQLVSEDEKVREVVTDFMDQVTQGHWGRVRQEKDVAQWFEGMEILDPGLVEVSTWRPDSEVAPRQLTQEWIEFGGVGRLG; this is encoded by the coding sequence ATGCAGACCGAGAAGCGGCTGTCCACGGAGATCGATGCGAACGTGCCGACGGCCGCACGCATGTACGACCACTATCTGGGCGGCAAGGACAACTACGCGGCCGACCGGGCCGCCTGCGAGGAGCTCGACAAGGTCGTCCCCAGCACCCGTCAACTAGCCTTGAACAACCGCCGTTTCCTGCAACGGGTCGTCAAGACGCTGGCGGGGGAGCACGGCATTCGTCAGTTCCTCGACCACGGCTCCGGGCTGCCGACCCAGAACAACGTGCACCAGATCGCGCAGGGCATCGCCCCCGAGTCGCGCGTCGTCTACGTCGACAACGACCCGATGGTGCTGGTCCACGGCCGCGCCCTGCTGGAACAGAACGAGCGCACCGCCGTCATCCATGCCGACATGCGCGACACCGACGGCATCTTCTCCCACCCTGAGACCCAGCGCCTGATCGACTTCTCGCAGCCGGTGGCCGTGCTGTTCAACTCGGTCTTCCACTGCATCCCCGACAGTGAGACCGACGGCCCCCCGGCCGTGGTCCGCCGGGTCGCCGAGCGCCTCGCGCCCGGCAGTTTCCTGGTGATGTGCCAGCTCGTCAGCGAGGACGAGAAGGTCCGTGAGGTCGTCACCGATTTCATGGACCAGGTGACGCAGGGCCACTGGGGACGCGTCCGCCAGGAGAAGGACGTCGCCCAGTGGTTCGAGGGGATGGAGATCCTGGACCCGGGCCTGGTCGAGGTCTCCACCTGGCGTCCGGACAGCGAGGTGGCTCCCCGTCAGCTCACCCAGGAGTGGATCGAATTCGGCGGCGTCGGCCGCCTCGGCTAG
- a CDS encoding ABC transporter substrate-binding protein: MKTTHPRPRTTRVTLAAALAAVLLAGTACSSKADGDGPADGADGVKAGPGIGEKSIRLGALTDLTGPYATLGKSIVQAQQMWADETNAAGGICGRKVEIVVKDHGYDVQKAVTAYADIAPDVVALPQVIGSPVVAALIDDIERDGLLTFPQAWAASLLGRDPVQVLGTTYDLDMIAAVDFLTRTKKVAEGDSIGHVYFEGDYGANALEGSEWAAERAGIKVIGQKIKATDTDLTAQVSALRKAGVKAVLISAGPAQTASLAGVAASRGLRVPIVSSAPGYAPQLMKTPAAAALEAMVHVVSAAPAVSSDLPGVKRMVASYGKKYPDSPVDSGVLSGYNAAQFLGADLRKACEKGSLAREDVVKAHRSQKNADTGLGTPQDFTDVDAPASRSTYVLKPDREAVGGMVGVEEAHRVPGADEYLAARTS; the protein is encoded by the coding sequence GTGAAGACCACGCACCCAAGACCGCGCACCACCCGCGTCACCCTGGCCGCGGCACTGGCCGCCGTGCTGCTCGCGGGCACCGCCTGCAGCTCCAAGGCGGACGGGGACGGCCCCGCCGACGGCGCCGACGGTGTCAAGGCCGGCCCCGGAATCGGCGAGAAGTCCATCAGGCTGGGCGCGCTCACCGACCTGACCGGTCCCTACGCCACCCTCGGCAAGAGCATCGTGCAGGCCCAGCAGATGTGGGCCGACGAGACCAACGCCGCCGGCGGCATCTGCGGGCGCAAGGTGGAGATCGTCGTCAAGGACCACGGCTACGACGTGCAGAAGGCGGTCACCGCGTACGCCGACATCGCACCGGACGTGGTGGCCCTGCCCCAGGTCATCGGCTCCCCGGTGGTCGCCGCCCTCATCGACGACATCGAACGCGACGGCCTGCTGACCTTCCCGCAGGCATGGGCCGCCTCCCTGCTCGGCCGGGACCCCGTCCAGGTCCTCGGCACCACCTACGACCTCGACATGATCGCCGCGGTCGACTTCCTCACCCGTACGAAGAAGGTGGCCGAGGGCGACTCCATCGGCCATGTCTACTTCGAGGGGGACTACGGCGCCAACGCCCTGGAAGGTTCCGAGTGGGCCGCCGAGCGGGCCGGGATCAAGGTGATCGGCCAGAAGATCAAGGCCACGGACACCGACCTGACCGCCCAGGTCTCCGCCCTCCGCAAGGCCGGGGTGAAGGCCGTCCTGATCAGCGCCGGCCCCGCCCAGACCGCCTCCCTCGCCGGTGTCGCGGCCTCCCGGGGGCTGCGCGTGCCCATCGTCAGCAGCGCCCCCGGCTACGCCCCGCAGCTCATGAAGACCCCCGCGGCGGCGGCACTGGAGGCCATGGTGCACGTGGTGAGCGCCGCGCCGGCCGTCAGCTCCGACCTGCCCGGCGTGAAGCGGATGGTCGCCTCCTACGGGAAGAAGTACCCGGACTCCCCGGTCGACTCCGGTGTGCTGTCCGGGTACAACGCCGCACAGTTCCTCGGCGCCGACCTCAGGAAGGCCTGCGAGAAGGGCAGCCTCGCCCGCGAGGACGTGGTCAAGGCCCACCGCTCGCAGAAGAACGCCGACACCGGCCTCGGCACCCCGCAGGACTTCACCGACGTCGACGCGCCGGCGAGCCGGTCCACGTACGTGCTGAAGCCGGACCGCGAGGCGGTCGGCGGCATGGTGGGCGTGGAGGAGGCGCACCGGGTGCCCGGCGCCGACGAGTACCTGGCCGCCCGTACCTCCTGA
- a CDS encoding branched-chain amino acid ABC transporter permease has translation MSDLFKRGGPPLPLLVLPGLLVLLALPFYLDAFWLRIGLFSMAAAIGAVGLALLAGTAGQLSLGHAFFLAVGAYGYAWLAGDPGPGLPPLLALVLAVLLAGAAGGLFSPVAGRVRGIYLGVATLALVFLGHHVLLTADSVTGGFNGRAVPPLTVGGFGFTDDGPQLTVLGVPFGAEERLWYLGLALFALTWFTARGLLRGRPGRALTALRDSETAASVMGVDVARHRSAAFVVSSMYAGLAGALLALAFRRIVPDYFSLALSVDYLAMIVIGGLGSVAGATAGAVFVTALPLLMTRYADHLPLVAAPGSAEGAIGPTEAARYLYGAAIVVILLYAPDGLHGLARRTRARLRRRSPCPPGAGRPPRPPARAERAARPKEHTP, from the coding sequence GTGTCTGACCTCTTCAAGCGGGGCGGGCCGCCCCTGCCCCTGCTCGTCCTTCCCGGTCTTCTCGTCCTCCTCGCCCTGCCCTTCTACCTCGACGCCTTCTGGCTGCGCATCGGCCTGTTCTCCATGGCCGCGGCCATCGGCGCCGTCGGACTCGCCCTGCTGGCGGGCACCGCGGGCCAGCTCTCCCTCGGCCACGCCTTCTTCCTCGCCGTCGGCGCCTACGGCTACGCCTGGCTGGCCGGCGACCCCGGGCCCGGCCTGCCGCCCCTGCTCGCCCTGGTCCTCGCGGTGCTGCTCGCCGGTGCGGCGGGCGGCCTGTTCAGCCCCGTCGCCGGCCGGGTGCGCGGCATCTACCTGGGCGTGGCCACCCTCGCCCTGGTCTTCCTCGGCCACCACGTCCTGCTCACCGCCGACTCCGTGACCGGCGGTTTCAACGGCCGGGCGGTCCCGCCGCTGACGGTCGGCGGCTTCGGCTTCACCGACGACGGGCCCCAACTGACGGTGCTGGGCGTGCCGTTCGGCGCCGAGGAACGACTGTGGTACCTCGGGCTCGCCCTGTTCGCCCTCACCTGGTTCACCGCCCGCGGCCTGCTGCGCGGACGCCCCGGCCGTGCCCTGACCGCGCTGCGCGACAGCGAGACCGCGGCGTCGGTGATGGGCGTCGACGTCGCCCGCCACCGCTCGGCGGCGTTCGTGGTGTCCTCGATGTACGCGGGCCTGGCCGGGGCGCTCCTCGCCCTCGCCTTCCGCCGCATCGTGCCCGACTACTTCTCCCTCGCCCTCTCCGTCGACTACCTCGCCATGATCGTCATCGGCGGCCTGGGCTCCGTCGCCGGTGCCACCGCGGGAGCCGTCTTCGTCACCGCGCTGCCGCTGCTGATGACCCGCTACGCCGACCACCTGCCGCTGGTCGCCGCGCCGGGCTCGGCCGAGGGCGCCATCGGCCCCACCGAGGCCGCCCGCTACCTCTACGGCGCCGCCATCGTCGTCATCCTGCTGTACGCCCCCGACGGTCTGCACGGGCTCGCCCGGCGCACCCGCGCCCGCCTGCGCCGTCGCTCCCCCTGTCCTCCCGGCGCCGGGAGGCCGCCCCGTCCGCCCGCCCGTGCCGAACGAGCCGCACGACCCAAGGAGCACACCCCGTGA
- a CDS encoding branched-chain amino acid ABC transporter permease, protein MTGLLDNVLGGLALGSVYALVALGFVVIFKASGVLNFAHGSLLLLGGYLVAVLHEHLGFAGALAAAVLATAAVAGAVDRFLLRRGEQDPRAAHVQTIVTIGIDILLVTDLARRIGGDLLTLGDPWGDEVTDLGPVTVADSRLAAIAVSAVVIAGVFALFRFSPWGLALRAAAEDTEAAALMGVRLVRVRTLAWCLAGALAALAAVFLAAFPAPGLERTTGQIALKAFPAAILGGLASPPGALAGSLLIGLTEALVAGYQSELHILGEGFADVAPYAVMVLVLLVRPAGLFAARGAARV, encoded by the coding sequence ATGACCGGCCTGCTCGACAACGTCCTCGGGGGCCTCGCCCTCGGCTCCGTCTACGCCCTGGTCGCCCTCGGCTTCGTCGTCATCTTCAAGGCGTCCGGCGTCCTCAACTTCGCCCACGGCTCCCTGCTCCTGCTCGGCGGCTACCTCGTCGCCGTCCTCCATGAGCACCTCGGCTTCGCCGGAGCTCTCGCGGCGGCCGTTCTCGCGACGGCGGCCGTGGCGGGCGCCGTCGACCGCTTCCTGCTGCGGCGCGGCGAGCAGGACCCGCGCGCCGCCCACGTCCAGACCATCGTCACCATCGGCATAGACATCCTCCTGGTCACGGACCTCGCCCGCCGCATCGGCGGCGACCTGCTCACCCTCGGCGACCCGTGGGGGGACGAGGTCACCGACCTCGGGCCGGTCACCGTCGCCGACAGCCGGCTCGCCGCGATCGCCGTGTCGGCCGTCGTCATCGCCGGTGTCTTCGCCCTGTTCCGGTTCAGCCCCTGGGGGCTGGCCCTGCGCGCGGCGGCGGAGGACACCGAGGCCGCGGCCCTGATGGGCGTACGGCTGGTACGGGTCCGCACCCTCGCCTGGTGCCTGGCGGGCGCCCTGGCCGCGCTCGCCGCGGTGTTCCTCGCCGCGTTCCCGGCGCCCGGCCTGGAGCGCACCACCGGGCAGATCGCCCTCAAGGCGTTCCCCGCCGCCATCCTCGGCGGCCTCGCCTCCCCGCCCGGCGCGCTGGCCGGCAGCCTGCTCATCGGCCTCACCGAGGCCCTCGTCGCCGGCTACCAGTCCGAACTGCACATTCTCGGCGAAGGGTTCGCCGACGTCGCCCCGTACGCCGTGATGGTGCTCGTCCTGCTGGTCCGCCCCGCCGGACTGTTCGCCGCGAGAGGAGCGGCCCGTGTCTGA
- a CDS encoding ABC transporter ATP-binding protein, with translation MTARTEAPPPLEVRGVTVRFAGLTALDDVSFTVAPGSVHALIGPNGAGKSTCFNVLSGLYRPTGGAVRLGETDLTRLAPHKIAALGVARTFQNIVTTEGTVADNLMLGRHALSRAGYLASALHLPKAAREQREHLRRVHEIAELTGLAPHIDTPVAVLSYGDRKRVEFARALCLEPRVLLLDEPVAGMNAAERARTAEVVRDVRESLGLSVLLVEHDMGLVMRLADEVTVLDFGRAIAHGTPEEVRRDPEVLRAYLGTGPAGEEDAA, from the coding sequence GTGACCGCCCGTACCGAAGCACCCCCGCCGCTGGAGGTCCGGGGCGTCACCGTCCGGTTCGCCGGGCTCACCGCCCTCGACGACGTGTCCTTCACCGTCGCGCCGGGCTCCGTGCACGCCCTCATCGGACCCAACGGCGCCGGCAAGTCCACCTGCTTCAACGTCCTGTCGGGCCTGTACCGGCCCACCGGGGGCGCCGTCCGCCTCGGCGAGACGGACCTCACCCGGCTCGCCCCGCACAAGATCGCCGCCCTCGGTGTCGCCCGCACCTTCCAGAACATCGTCACCACGGAGGGCACCGTCGCCGACAACCTGATGCTGGGCCGGCACGCCCTGTCCCGCGCCGGCTACCTCGCCAGCGCCCTGCACCTGCCGAAGGCCGCGCGCGAGCAGCGCGAGCACCTGCGCCGCGTCCACGAGATCGCCGAACTCACCGGACTGGCACCGCACATCGACACCCCGGTCGCGGTGCTGTCCTACGGCGACCGCAAACGCGTCGAGTTCGCCCGCGCCCTGTGCCTGGAACCCCGCGTCCTGCTCCTCGACGAGCCGGTGGCCGGCATGAACGCCGCCGAACGGGCCCGCACCGCCGAGGTGGTACGCGACGTGCGGGAGAGCCTCGGACTGTCGGTCCTGCTCGTGGAGCACGACATGGGCCTGGTGATGCGCCTGGCCGACGAGGTGACCGTCCTCGACTTCGGCCGGGCCATCGCCCACGGCACTCCCGAGGAGGTCCGGCGCGACCCCGAGGTGCTGCGCGCCTATCTCGGCACCGGCCCGGCGGGGGAGGAGGACGCCGCATGA
- a CDS encoding ABC transporter ATP-binding protein gives MPEAPPDEELSLPSLRVEELDVTYGRALSALRSVSLTVPHGGVVALLGANGAGKTTLLRAVSGTLRLHRGAVTAGRIRFGGTDLDGRDPVAAVRAGVVQVPEGRRVFAGLSVDENLRAGGLGLSRRAPAQVREARDRVFALFPRLAERVRQPAGLLSGGEQQMLAIGRALMASPRLLLLDEPSLGLAPQMVYRIAEVVRQINAQGTAVLLVEQNAGMALSLADHAHVLEVGEIRLSGPADELARTDAVRRLYLGETAGETADDGQGAA, from the coding sequence ATGCCCGAAGCACCACCGGACGAGGAGCTCTCCCTGCCCTCCCTGCGCGTCGAGGAGCTCGACGTGACGTACGGCAGGGCCCTGTCCGCCCTCCGCTCCGTGTCGCTGACCGTCCCGCACGGCGGGGTGGTCGCGCTGCTCGGCGCCAATGGCGCCGGCAAGACGACCCTGCTGCGGGCCGTCTCCGGCACGCTGCGCCTGCACCGCGGCGCCGTCACGGCGGGCCGCATCCGCTTCGGCGGCACGGACCTCGACGGCCGTGACCCTGTCGCCGCCGTCCGGGCCGGCGTCGTGCAGGTGCCGGAGGGCCGGCGCGTGTTCGCCGGACTCAGCGTCGACGAGAACCTGCGGGCCGGTGGGCTCGGCCTGTCCCGCCGCGCCCCCGCCCAGGTGCGGGAGGCGCGCGACCGGGTCTTCGCCCTCTTCCCCCGGCTCGCCGAACGTGTCCGCCAGCCGGCCGGTCTGCTTTCCGGCGGCGAGCAGCAGATGCTGGCCATCGGCCGTGCCCTGATGGCCTCGCCCCGGCTGCTCCTGCTCGACGAGCCCTCGCTCGGCCTCGCCCCGCAGATGGTGTACCGCATCGCCGAGGTGGTCCGTCAGATCAACGCCCAGGGCACCGCGGTGCTGCTGGTCGAGCAGAACGCCGGCATGGCGCTGTCGCTCGCGGACCACGCGCACGTCCTGGAGGTCGGCGAGATCCGGCTGTCCGGCCCCGCCGACGAACTCGCCCGCACCGACGCGGTGCGCCGCCTCTACCTGGGCGAGACCGCGGGCGAGACCGCCGACGACGGTCAGGGGGCCGCGTGA
- a CDS encoding PucR family transcriptional regulator yields the protein MQHAVRSLGAIRTGPTPVPRPRTRRVPSLIDADALRVLHRAARALLDDLPGLTDRLVAVLQEQEPAYRAAVAGDPTGTWQEVHRSLRHSVTSLIDPRSARDAARGCSWRIGATRAEQGLPLDALLHAFRLGGSLVWQELVEETSRTAPEEVRLLVHVASDVWNFVDEHCTLVADAYRQVEWQLSRRRENRARLLAAALLDGTSRIADVPEAARALGLPEHGRYVVVAVAGGHPAGCAAARAAAVPEGTRVHWHTGVEVDYGIVLAADGEVPRPQPGPGTLAPGIRIGVGGAVDGLAAVGDARRLADTALSICPGSGGTVRLAEHLPAALVVSSPELGRTLAERVLGPLLRLEPADREVLLDTLTTWLACDGSAQRAGERLYCHRNTVLNRLRRCEQLTGRCLARPSDLVEISLALTAHRLLRA from the coding sequence ATGCAGCACGCCGTACGGTCACTGGGAGCGATCCGCACCGGACCCACGCCCGTTCCGCGCCCGCGGACACGGCGCGTTCCGTCACTGATCGACGCCGACGCCCTGCGCGTCCTGCACCGGGCCGCCCGCGCCCTCCTCGACGACCTGCCGGGCCTGACCGACCGGCTGGTGGCCGTCCTGCAGGAACAGGAGCCCGCCTACCGGGCCGCCGTGGCCGGCGACCCGACCGGGACCTGGCAGGAGGTGCACCGCTCGCTGCGGCACAGCGTCACCTCGCTGATCGACCCCCGCAGCGCCCGCGACGCGGCCCGCGGCTGCTCCTGGCGCATCGGCGCCACCCGCGCCGAGCAGGGCCTGCCGCTGGACGCCCTGCTGCACGCCTTCCGGCTCGGCGGGTCCCTGGTCTGGCAGGAGCTGGTGGAGGAGACCTCCCGCACGGCCCCCGAGGAGGTGCGCCTGCTGGTCCATGTCGCTTCCGACGTGTGGAACTTCGTCGACGAGCACTGCACCCTCGTCGCGGACGCCTACCGGCAGGTCGAGTGGCAGCTCAGCCGGCGGCGCGAGAACCGGGCACGGCTGCTGGCCGCCGCCCTGCTCGACGGCACCAGCCGCATCGCCGACGTGCCCGAGGCCGCCCGGGCCCTCGGCCTTCCGGAGCACGGCCGGTACGTCGTCGTCGCGGTCGCCGGCGGGCACCCCGCGGGCTGCGCCGCGGCCCGCGCGGCAGCCGTACCCGAGGGGACGCGCGTCCACTGGCACACGGGAGTGGAGGTGGACTACGGCATCGTCCTGGCCGCCGACGGCGAAGTGCCGCGGCCCCAACCCGGGCCGGGCACGCTCGCCCCCGGCATCCGGATCGGCGTCGGCGGCGCCGTCGACGGGCTGGCCGCCGTGGGCGACGCCCGCCGGCTGGCCGACACGGCACTGAGCATCTGCCCCGGCTCCGGCGGCACGGTGCGGCTGGCCGAGCACCTCCCGGCCGCCCTGGTCGTCTCCAGCCCCGAACTCGGCCGGACGCTCGCCGAGCGGGTCCTGGGCCCCCTGCTGCGCCTGGAGCCCGCCGACCGGGAGGTGCTGCTGGACACCCTCACCACCTGGCTGGCCTGCGACGGCTCGGCACAACGCGCCGGCGAACGGCTCTACTGCCACCGCAACACCGTCCTGAACCGCCTGCGCCGCTGCGAGCAGCTCACGGGCCGCTGCCTGGCCCGCCCGTCCGACCTGGTCGAGATCAGCCTGGCCCTGACCGCCCACCGGCTGCTGCGCGCCTGA
- a CDS encoding helix-turn-helix domain-containing protein, with amino-acid sequence MTGDTTTRTPRIPGDSAQRRAVDALLDRLRAHSTALLLTGEPGLGRTSLLRWAARSFTAGTVLHLTAGPGRPAAAPPGAPYARITDGTGAGALLGLLRSAAGDRPLLVCADDAHRWSAPARAALGGAAERLDTAGRVGLLVTAAGYRAVDPEFARLPLVRLDPLGPSQAAALLDEVTDGAADPAVRDELLAEAEGNPALLRALLHRLSSAELHGLSPLPRPPADAATLARVAGEALTRTDPDTQDLLLTVAAAVRASDGADADAALVRRALGGLRPTAPGPALEPPPEPLALTDGRLGFHSDLVRRAVYAGAEPGRRRAAHRALARELEAGGRRLPALLHRAWSLAGPAPGPAARLAECAADPAAAASHRLRSLAYTRAAELTADLPRRAERYTAAAEQALLEGRPDRARPLLAEARATAVPAAVRGRAELVRGLTELGDGPVGDAHQSLLLAASLLAPDDPGQAATATLAAADAAWAAGDLSACLAALGHERGREAGNAEDRPAAAPGASPAEERPHDTQPPDPVHHHRLGLRAVLEGNLARAAGPLGHLVGRAHADHRPDVLLRSAAAALLLGDVEAARRAGARALAAARGLGSAALVPQALEYLAYAELRAGRHAQARAHAEEGLRAARRTGQRNAAAHHHAVLALAASIEEEPAAAERHAAAALATARRHGLVQAATLAEWAAARVDLGRGRPLDAADRLGLLVLPGPRRGHFAVWRLAVPCFVEAAVLAGRHQDARTVLEDFAEWAAFGADPQAGAQLARCHALLAPPDRADGLYRRALALHDDTAGAAGGGDFERARTALLYGKWLRRRRRPREARDRLGTALAGFDRCGAGVWAQQTRGELRALGAASHGTDAGALTRLTPQQLRIARYVAQGATNREVALSLAVSTRTVDYHLRKVFAVLGVRSRVELARMVEQAEKAAAQP; translated from the coding sequence ATGACGGGAGACACGACCACACGGACGCCGCGGATCCCCGGCGACAGCGCGCAGCGGCGCGCGGTGGACGCCCTGCTGGACCGGCTGCGGGCCCACAGCACCGCGCTCCTGCTGACCGGAGAGCCAGGCCTCGGCCGCACCAGCCTGCTCCGGTGGGCCGCCCGCTCCTTCACCGCCGGGACCGTCCTGCACCTGACGGCCGGGCCGGGCCGGCCCGCCGCCGCGCCGCCCGGCGCGCCGTACGCGCGGATCACCGACGGCACCGGAGCCGGGGCCCTGCTCGGCCTGCTGCGGTCCGCCGCCGGGGACCGGCCCCTGCTGGTGTGCGCCGACGACGCCCACCGATGGAGCGCCCCCGCCCGCGCTGCCCTGGGCGGCGCCGCCGAACGCCTGGACACCGCGGGCCGGGTGGGTCTGCTCGTCACGGCCGCCGGGTACCGCGCCGTCGACCCGGAGTTCGCCCGCCTGCCCCTGGTGCGCCTCGACCCGCTCGGCCCGTCCCAGGCCGCCGCCCTGCTCGACGAGGTCACCGACGGCGCCGCCGATCCGGCCGTCCGCGACGAGCTGCTCGCCGAGGCCGAGGGAAACCCGGCCCTGCTGCGGGCCCTGCTGCACCGTCTGTCCTCCGCCGAACTGCACGGCCTCAGCCCGCTGCCGCGCCCGCCGGCCGACGCCGCGACGCTGGCCAGGGTGGCGGGCGAGGCCCTGACCCGGACGGACCCGGACACCCAGGACCTGCTGCTGACCGTGGCGGCCGCCGTACGGGCGTCGGACGGCGCGGACGCCGACGCCGCTCTGGTCCGCAGGGCGCTGGGAGGGCTGCGGCCCACCGCGCCCGGACCCGCCCTGGAGCCGCCGCCCGAGCCGCTCGCCCTGACGGACGGCCGGCTCGGCTTCCACAGCGACCTCGTGCGCCGCGCCGTCTACGCCGGGGCCGAGCCCGGCCGGCGCCGCGCCGCGCACCGAGCCCTGGCCCGGGAGCTGGAGGCCGGCGGTCGGCGGCTGCCCGCACTGCTGCACCGGGCCTGGTCGCTGGCCGGACCCGCCCCCGGACCGGCGGCCCGGCTGGCGGAGTGCGCCGCCGACCCGGCGGCCGCCGCCTCCCACCGGCTGCGCTCACTGGCCTACACCCGCGCCGCCGAACTCACCGCCGACCTCCCGCGGCGCGCGGAGCGGTACACGGCCGCCGCCGAGCAGGCACTGCTCGAAGGACGTCCGGACCGGGCCCGTCCGCTGCTCGCCGAGGCCCGCGCCACAGCGGTACCGGCCGCGGTGCGCGGACGCGCGGAGCTGGTCCGCGGGCTGACGGAACTGGGGGACGGCCCGGTCGGCGACGCCCACCAGTCCCTTCTGCTGGCCGCGTCCCTGCTGGCCCCCGACGACCCCGGACAGGCGGCGACCGCCACCCTCGCCGCCGCCGACGCCGCCTGGGCGGCGGGGGATCTGTCGGCCTGCCTGGCGGCGCTCGGGCACGAGAGAGGCCGTGAGGCGGGGAACGCCGAAGACCGGCCGGCCGCGGCACCCGGCGCCTCGCCCGCCGAGGAGCGCCCCCACGACACCCAGCCCCCGGACCCGGTGCACCACCACCGGCTCGGCCTGCGCGCGGTCCTCGAAGGGAACCTCGCCCGGGCGGCCGGACCGCTCGGGCACCTCGTGGGACGGGCCCACGCCGACCACCGGCCCGACGTGCTCCTGCGCTCCGCGGCGGCGGCCCTGCTGCTGGGCGACGTGGAGGCCGCGCGCCGGGCCGGGGCGCGGGCCCTGGCCGCCGCCCGCGGCCTCGGGTCCGCCGCGCTCGTCCCGCAGGCCCTGGAGTACCTGGCCTACGCCGAACTGCGCGCGGGCCGCCACGCCCAGGCCCGCGCCCACGCGGAGGAGGGGCTGCGCGCCGCGCGGCGCACCGGGCAGCGCAACGCGGCGGCGCACCACCACGCCGTGCTCGCCCTGGCGGCCTCCATCGAGGAGGAACCGGCCGCCGCCGAGCGCCATGCGGCGGCCGCGCTGGCCACCGCCCGGCGGCACGGACTGGTGCAGGCCGCCACCCTGGCGGAGTGGGCGGCGGCCCGCGTCGACCTCGGGCGCGGCCGTCCCCTGGACGCCGCCGACCGGCTGGGCCTGCTCGTCCTGCCCGGCCCCCGGCGCGGGCACTTCGCGGTGTGGCGCCTGGCCGTGCCCTGCTTCGTCGAGGCCGCGGTCCTCGCCGGACGGCACCAGGACGCCCGGACGGTGCTGGAGGACTTCGCCGAGTGGGCGGCCTTCGGCGCGGATCCGCAGGCCGGCGCCCAACTGGCCCGCTGCCACGCCCTGCTGGCCCCGCCGGACCGGGCCGACGGCCTGTACCGGCGGGCGCTGGCCTTGCACGACGACACGGCCGGCGCGGCGGGCGGCGGTGACTTCGAACGGGCCCGCACCGCCCTGCTGTACGGCAAGTGGCTGCGCCGGAGGCGCAGACCGCGCGAGGCCCGCGACCGCCTCGGCACCGCCCTGGCGGGCTTCGACCGCTGCGGTGCCGGCGTGTGGGCGCAGCAGACGCGCGGCGAGCTGCGCGCGCTCGGGGCCGCCTCGCACGGCACGGACGCCGGGGCGCTGACCCGTCTGACGCCGCAGCAACTGCGGATCGCCCGGTACGTCGCCCAGGGGGCCACCAACCGGGAAGTGGCCCTCAGCCTCGCCGTCAGCACCCGCACCGTCGACTACCACCTGCGCAAGGTGTTCGCGGTGCTCGGCGTGCGGTCCCGGGTGGAGCTGGCCCGCATGGTGGAGCAGGCGGAAAAGGCCGCTGCACAACCCTAG